From the Vidua chalybeata isolate OUT-0048 chromosome 28, bVidCha1 merged haplotype, whole genome shotgun sequence genome, one window contains:
- the FGFR1 gene encoding fibroblast growth factor receptor 1 isoform X1, whose amino-acid sequence MWTWRCLILWAVLVAAALSAARPAPTLPEQALPKAKIEVESYSAHPGDLLQLRCRLRDDVQSINWVRDGIQLAENNRTRITGEEVEVRDVVPEDSGLYACMTNSPSGSETTYFSVNISDALPSAEDDDDEDDSSSEEKEADNTKPNQAIAPYWTYPEKMEKKLHAVPAAKTVKFKCPSSGTPNPTLRWLKNGKEFKPDHRIGGYKVRQATWSIIMDSVVPSDKGNYTCIVENKYGSINHTYQLDVVERSPHRPILQAGLPANKTVALGSNVEFVCKVYSDPQPHIQWLKHIEVNGSKIGPDNLPYVQILKTAGVNTTDKEMEVLHLRNVSFEDAGEYTCLAGNSIGISHHSAWLTVLEAIEDTPAMMTSPFYLEIIIYCIGAFLISCMVVTIIIYKLKSTTKKTDFNSQLAVHKLAKSIPLRRQVSADSSSSMNSGVMLVRPSRLSSSGTPMLAGVSEYELPEDPRWELPRDRLILGKPLGEGCFGQVVLAEAIGLDKDKPNRVTKVAVKMLKSDATEKDLSDLISEMEMMKMIGKHKNIINLLGACTQDGPLYVIVEYASKGNLREYLQARRPPGMEYCYNPSRVPEEQLSFKDLVSCAYQVARGMEYLASKKCIHRDLAARNVLVTEDNVMKIADFGLARDIHHIDYYKKTTNGRLPVKWMAPEALFDRIYTHQSDVWSFGVLLWEIFTLGGSPYPGVPVEELFKLLKEGHRMDKPSNCTNELYMMMRDCWHAVPSQRPTFKQLVEDLDRIVAMTSNQEYLDLSMPLDQYSPGFPDTRSSTCSSGEDSVFSHDPLPDEPCLPKFPPQHSNGGLKRH is encoded by the exons ATGTGGACCTGGCGGTGCCTCATcctttgggctgtgctggtcGCAGCCGCGCTCTCCGCTGCCCGGCCGGCCCCCACCCTGCCCGAGCAAG ctctgcccaaaGCAAAAATCGAAGTGGAGTCGTACTCAGCCCACCCCGGTGACCTCCTCCAGCTGCGCTGCCGGCTGCGGGATGACGTCCAGAGCATCAACTGGGTGCGTGACGGCATCCAGCTGGCCGAGAACAACCGGACGCGCATCACCGGGGAGGAGGTAGAGGTCAGGGACGTGGTGCCCGAGGACTCGGGGCTCTACGCCTGCATGACCAACAGCCCCTCGGGGAGCGAGACCACCTACTTCTCCGTGAACATCTCAG ACGCTCTCCCCTCTGCAGAGGATGATGATGACGAAGATGATTCCTCgtcagaggagaaggaggcgGATAACACCAAGCCGAACC aggcCATCGCTCCCTACTGGACCTATCCTgagaagatggagaagaagCTCCACGCCGTCCCCGCTGCCAAAACAGTGAAATTCAAATGTCCATCGAGCGGGACGCCCAACCCCACCCTGCGCTGGCTGAAGAACGGCAAAGAGTTCAAGCCTGACCACCGCATCGGGGGCTACAAG GTCCGCCAGGCAACCTGGAGCATCATCATGGACTCGGTGGTGCCATCGGATAAGGGCAACTACACCTGCATCGTGGAGAACAAGTACGGCAGCATCAACCACACCTACCAGCTGGACGTCGTGG AGCGGTCCCCGCACCGGCCcatcctgcaggcagggctgcctgccAACAAGACAGTGGCCCTGGGCAGCAACGTGGAGTTTGTCTGCAAGGTCTACAGcgacccccagccccacatccaGTGGCTGAAGCACATTGAGGTGAACGGCAGCAAGATCGGCCCCGACAACCTGCCCTACGTGCAGATCCTGAAG acGGCTGGCGTTAACACGACAGACAAAGAAATGGAAGTCCTTCACTTAAGGAATGTCTCATTTGAGGATGCTGGGGAGTATACATGTTTGGCGGGTAATTCTATTGGGATCTCCCATCACTCTGCATGGTTGACAGTTCTCGAAG CTATTGAGGACACCCCGGCCATGATGACGTCTCCCTTCTACCTGGAGATCATCATCTACTGCATAGGAGCCTTCCTCATCTCCTGCATGGTGGTGACCATCATCATCTACAAGCTGAAGAGCACCACCAAGAAGACGGACTTCAACAGCCAGCTGGCCGTGCACAAGCTGGCCAAGAGCATTCCCCTGCGCAGACAG GTGTCGGCCGACTCCAGCTCCTCCATGAACTCGGGCGTGATGCTGGTGCGGCCCTCGCGCCTCTCCTCCAGTGGCACCCCCATGCTGGCCGGCGTCTCCGAGTACGAGCTCCCCGAGGACCCGCgctgggagctgccccgggACAG GCTGATCCTGGGCAAGCCTCTGGGAGAAGGGTGCTTCGGCCAGGTGGTGCTGGCAGAAGCCATCGGCCTTGACAAGGACAAGCCCAACCGTGTGACCAAGGTGGCGGTGAAGATGCTCAAGT CCGACGCCACAGAGAAGGACTTGTCTGACCTCATCTCTGAGATGGAGATGATGAAGATGATTGGCAAGCACAAGAACATCATCAACCTGCTGGGAGCCTGCACGCAGGATG GACCCCTGTATGTGATCGTGGAATATGCCAGCAAGGGCAACCTCCGGGAGTACCTGCAGGCGCGGCGGCCGCCGGGCATGGAGTACTGCTACAACCCCAGCCGCGTCCCCGAGGAGCAGCTCTCCTTCAAGGACCTGGTCTCCTGCGCCTACCAGGTGGCGCGGGGCATGGAGTACTTGGCCTCCAAGAAG TGCATCCACAGGGACCTGGCGGCCAGGAACGTGCTGGTGACAGAGGACAACGTGATGAAGATCGCTGACTTCGGGCTGGCCCGGGACATCCACCACATCGATTACTACAAGAAGACGACAAAT GGTCGCCTGCCAGTGAAGTGGATGGCCCCCGAGGCTCTCTTCGACCGAATCTACACCCACCAGAGTGACGT GTGGTCCTTCggggtgctgctgtgggagatTTTCACACTGGGTGGGTCACCCTACCCCGGTGTGCCCGTTGAGGAGCTCTTCAAGCTGCTGAAGGAAGGTCACAGGATGGACAAGCCCAGCAACTGCACCAACGAGCT GTACATGATGATGCGGGATTGCTGGCACGCCGTCCCTTCCCAGAGACCCACCTTCAAGCAGCTGGTGGAAGACCTGGACAGGATCGTGGCCATGACCTCCAACCAG GAGTACCTGGACCTGTCCATGCCTCTGGATCAGTATTCTCCCGGCTTCCCGGACACGCGCAGCTCCACCTGCTCCTCGGGAGAGGACTCTGTGTTTTCCCACGACCCACTCCCGGACGAGCCGTGCCTTCCCAAGTTCCCCCCTCAGCACAGCAATGGTGGACTGAAGCGACACtga
- the FGFR1 gene encoding fibroblast growth factor receptor 1 isoform X2, producing MWTWRCLILWAVLVAAALSAARPAPTLPEQDALPSAEDDDDEDDSSSEEKEADNTKPNQAIAPYWTYPEKMEKKLHAVPAAKTVKFKCPSSGTPNPTLRWLKNGKEFKPDHRIGGYKVRQATWSIIMDSVVPSDKGNYTCIVENKYGSINHTYQLDVVERSPHRPILQAGLPANKTVALGSNVEFVCKVYSDPQPHIQWLKHIEVNGSKIGPDNLPYVQILKTAGVNTTDKEMEVLHLRNVSFEDAGEYTCLAGNSIGISHHSAWLTVLEAIEDTPAMMTSPFYLEIIIYCIGAFLISCMVVTIIIYKLKSTTKKTDFNSQLAVHKLAKSIPLRRQVSADSSSSMNSGVMLVRPSRLSSSGTPMLAGVSEYELPEDPRWELPRDRLILGKPLGEGCFGQVVLAEAIGLDKDKPNRVTKVAVKMLKSDATEKDLSDLISEMEMMKMIGKHKNIINLLGACTQDGPLYVIVEYASKGNLREYLQARRPPGMEYCYNPSRVPEEQLSFKDLVSCAYQVARGMEYLASKKCIHRDLAARNVLVTEDNVMKIADFGLARDIHHIDYYKKTTNGRLPVKWMAPEALFDRIYTHQSDVWSFGVLLWEIFTLGGSPYPGVPVEELFKLLKEGHRMDKPSNCTNELYMMMRDCWHAVPSQRPTFKQLVEDLDRIVAMTSNQEYLDLSMPLDQYSPGFPDTRSSTCSSGEDSVFSHDPLPDEPCLPKFPPQHSNGGLKRH from the exons ATGTGGACCTGGCGGTGCCTCATcctttgggctgtgctggtcGCAGCCGCGCTCTCCGCTGCCCGGCCGGCCCCCACCCTGCCCGAGCAAG ACGCTCTCCCCTCTGCAGAGGATGATGATGACGAAGATGATTCCTCgtcagaggagaaggaggcgGATAACACCAAGCCGAACC aggcCATCGCTCCCTACTGGACCTATCCTgagaagatggagaagaagCTCCACGCCGTCCCCGCTGCCAAAACAGTGAAATTCAAATGTCCATCGAGCGGGACGCCCAACCCCACCCTGCGCTGGCTGAAGAACGGCAAAGAGTTCAAGCCTGACCACCGCATCGGGGGCTACAAG GTCCGCCAGGCAACCTGGAGCATCATCATGGACTCGGTGGTGCCATCGGATAAGGGCAACTACACCTGCATCGTGGAGAACAAGTACGGCAGCATCAACCACACCTACCAGCTGGACGTCGTGG AGCGGTCCCCGCACCGGCCcatcctgcaggcagggctgcctgccAACAAGACAGTGGCCCTGGGCAGCAACGTGGAGTTTGTCTGCAAGGTCTACAGcgacccccagccccacatccaGTGGCTGAAGCACATTGAGGTGAACGGCAGCAAGATCGGCCCCGACAACCTGCCCTACGTGCAGATCCTGAAG acGGCTGGCGTTAACACGACAGACAAAGAAATGGAAGTCCTTCACTTAAGGAATGTCTCATTTGAGGATGCTGGGGAGTATACATGTTTGGCGGGTAATTCTATTGGGATCTCCCATCACTCTGCATGGTTGACAGTTCTCGAAG CTATTGAGGACACCCCGGCCATGATGACGTCTCCCTTCTACCTGGAGATCATCATCTACTGCATAGGAGCCTTCCTCATCTCCTGCATGGTGGTGACCATCATCATCTACAAGCTGAAGAGCACCACCAAGAAGACGGACTTCAACAGCCAGCTGGCCGTGCACAAGCTGGCCAAGAGCATTCCCCTGCGCAGACAG GTGTCGGCCGACTCCAGCTCCTCCATGAACTCGGGCGTGATGCTGGTGCGGCCCTCGCGCCTCTCCTCCAGTGGCACCCCCATGCTGGCCGGCGTCTCCGAGTACGAGCTCCCCGAGGACCCGCgctgggagctgccccgggACAG GCTGATCCTGGGCAAGCCTCTGGGAGAAGGGTGCTTCGGCCAGGTGGTGCTGGCAGAAGCCATCGGCCTTGACAAGGACAAGCCCAACCGTGTGACCAAGGTGGCGGTGAAGATGCTCAAGT CCGACGCCACAGAGAAGGACTTGTCTGACCTCATCTCTGAGATGGAGATGATGAAGATGATTGGCAAGCACAAGAACATCATCAACCTGCTGGGAGCCTGCACGCAGGATG GACCCCTGTATGTGATCGTGGAATATGCCAGCAAGGGCAACCTCCGGGAGTACCTGCAGGCGCGGCGGCCGCCGGGCATGGAGTACTGCTACAACCCCAGCCGCGTCCCCGAGGAGCAGCTCTCCTTCAAGGACCTGGTCTCCTGCGCCTACCAGGTGGCGCGGGGCATGGAGTACTTGGCCTCCAAGAAG TGCATCCACAGGGACCTGGCGGCCAGGAACGTGCTGGTGACAGAGGACAACGTGATGAAGATCGCTGACTTCGGGCTGGCCCGGGACATCCACCACATCGATTACTACAAGAAGACGACAAAT GGTCGCCTGCCAGTGAAGTGGATGGCCCCCGAGGCTCTCTTCGACCGAATCTACACCCACCAGAGTGACGT GTGGTCCTTCggggtgctgctgtgggagatTTTCACACTGGGTGGGTCACCCTACCCCGGTGTGCCCGTTGAGGAGCTCTTCAAGCTGCTGAAGGAAGGTCACAGGATGGACAAGCCCAGCAACTGCACCAACGAGCT GTACATGATGATGCGGGATTGCTGGCACGCCGTCCCTTCCCAGAGACCCACCTTCAAGCAGCTGGTGGAAGACCTGGACAGGATCGTGGCCATGACCTCCAACCAG GAGTACCTGGACCTGTCCATGCCTCTGGATCAGTATTCTCCCGGCTTCCCGGACACGCGCAGCTCCACCTGCTCCTCGGGAGAGGACTCTGTGTTTTCCCACGACCCACTCCCGGACGAGCCGTGCCTTCCCAAGTTCCCCCCTCAGCACAGCAATGGTGGACTGAAGCGACACtga
- the LETM2 gene encoding LETM1 domain-containing protein LETM2, mitochondrial isoform X1 — protein sequence MAACGCSALLAAARASSRACPLLAHCSPPCSPALALVRLVGPQLTRSSRDSKSQPWPRRACLGAALPGSPAHTLHTSSSPRQQLPGEPPPRGSPRSQAKAATSPGKQILPAPEGRKSLGQRAVGELKHFCKGLHLLWTDTKVAARMVWRLLHGQVLSSRERRRLLRTCADLFRLVPFLVFVIVPFMEFLLPVFLKLFPEMLPSTFETESKKEEKQKKKLSAKLELAKFLRETIAEMAKRNKADTAQGKQFSFYLHELPAGGRQPSTQEILRFSELLEDELTLEHLERPQLVALCKLLELQPLGTNNLLRFQLLLRLRSIKADDEVIAKEGVSGLSVPELQSACRARGMRSLGLSEEQLKEQLGQWLDLHLKENVPSSLLLLSRALYLIDLKPQSVPIPQNKRGEAAGVMTPVLEGQETLLDPAPVVQGRKNEEFVSQPTEKLPFSEASVKPSPRETKMEASQSSKAGANGA from the exons GAGCTCCAGGGACTCCAAAAGCCAGCCCTGGCCACGCCGCGCCTGCCTGGGCGCCGCCCTGCCTGGCTCGCCTGCCCACACCTTGCacacctccagcagcccccggcagcagctcccaggtgagcccccgccccgcgggaGCCCCAGGAGCCAGGCTAAAGCTGCTACAAGCCCGGGCAAGCAGATCCTGCCGGCTCCTGAGGGAAGGAAGTCCTTGGGACAGAGAGCCGTGGGTGAGCTGAAGCATTTCTGCAAGGGATTGCACCTGCTCTGGACTGACACCAAGGTGGCTGCCAGGATGGTGTGGAGGCTGCTCCACGGGCaggtgctcagcagcagggagaggagaagg CTGCTGAGGACTTGTGCAGATCTCTTCCGCCTGGTTCCCTTCCTGGTGTTTGTCATTGTCCCCTTCATGGAGTTCCTGTTACCTGTGTTCCTGAAGCTCTTCCCTGAAATGCTGCCCTCGACGTTCGAGACGGAGTCCAAAAAG gaagaaaagcagaagaagaagCTGAGTGCAAAGCTGGAGTTAGCCAAGTTCCTGCGGGAGACCATTGCAGAGATGGCCAAAAGGAACAAGGCGGACACAGCACAAGGGAAACAATTCTCCTTTTACCTGCACGAG ctccctgccGGCGGCCGGCAGCCCAGCACGCAGGAGATCCTGCGCTTCTCCGAGCTCCTGGAGGACGAGCTGACCCTGGAGCACCTGGAGCGGCCGCAGCTGGTGGCCCTGTGcaagctgctggagctgcagcccctgggcacCAACAACCTGCTGcgcttccagctgctgctgcgcCTGCGCAGCATCAAGGCCGACGACGAG GTGATTGCCAAGGAAGGGGTCAGTGGGCTGAGCGTGCCGGAGCTGCAGAGCGCCTGCAGGGCCAGAGGGATGCGGTCACTGGGGctctctgaggagcagctgaaggagcagctgggCCAG TGGCTGGATCTGCATTTAAAGGAGAACGTtccctcttctctcctcctgctctcccgTGCCTTGTACTTAATAGACCTAAAGCCACAATCTGTTCCCATTCCACAGAACAAG AGAGGTGAAGCTGCTGGAGTGATGACACCTGTGCTTGAAGGTCAGGAGACCCTCCTGGATCCTGCCCCTGTTGTACAGGGAAGAAAG AATGAAGAATTTGTGTCCCAGCCAACAGAGAAACTGCCATTCTCTGAAGCGTCAGTGAAGCCTTCCCCACGAGAG ACCAAAATGGaagcatcccagagcagcaaGGCCGGTGCCAACGGAGCCTGA